From the genome of Papaver somniferum cultivar HN1 chromosome 2, ASM357369v1, whole genome shotgun sequence, one region includes:
- the LOC113349239 gene encoding aspartic proteinase CDR1-like — translation MATPTHFSFLFILFLSVSISSVRGSGFSVNLIHRDSPQSPFYNPLDTLSDRMQKAVHRSINRANHFKKLSSSTYYSSMSSNQDDDTISTSLSAIGIEFVMNISLGTPPRNVFAIADTGSDVTWVQCKPCENCYKQDSPLFDPKTSSSYKDVPCSSGTCERLREDRYTCENTLCRYFVRYGDGSYSMGNLAFETLTFDSTSGRSIQLPNIAFGCGHNTATGHFNEKGSGLVGLGGGELSLISQLGSKIDSKFSYCLVPSHDVSSKFIFGSNAEMTGKDVLSTPLISDPFQKTFYYLALEAISVNENKVPFISDTSSTKDTEAFQEDNYIIIDSGTTFTFLPQEMYSEIESEIKKAIQVEPTVGPNGFNLCYPFDDSMTFPEVTVHFTDADIKLDAGNYFVPVGGGVICLSFFPSKTPPYLYGNVAQINFLVEYALTENKVSFKPTDCTKQG, via the coding sequence ATGGCAACCCCCACccatttctcttttctctttatacTTTTTCTTTCTGTTTCAATCTCATCTGTTCGGGGTAGTGGTTTCAGTGTTAATTTAATTCATCGTGATTCTCCTCAATCTCCATTCTACAACCCTTTAGACACTTTATCTGATCGTATGCAAAAGGCTGTTCATCGTTCAATTAATCGTGCCAACCACTTTAAGAAATTATCATCATCGACTTATTATTCATCAATGTCATCTAACCAGGATGATGATACAATCAGTACAAGTTTGAGTGCTATTGGTATTGAATTCGTAATGAATATTTCTCTAGGAACTCCTCCTCGTAATGTATTTGCCATTGCCGATACCGGTAGTGATGTTACATGGGTTCAGTGTAAACCTTGTGAAAATTGTTACAAACAAGATTCTCCACTCTTTGATCCCAAAACTTCTTCAAGCTACAAAGATGTTCCTTGTTCTTCAGGAACTTGTGAAAGACTTCGCGAGGACCGTTACACTTGTGAAAATACACTTTGTCGGTATTTTGTCCGTTATGGAGATGGTTCTTACAGTATGGGAAATCTTGCATTTGAAACTCTAACATTTGATTCAACAAGTGGTCGCTCAATTCAACTTCCGAATATTGCATTTGGTTGTGGTCATAACACTGCAACAGGACACTTTAACGAAAAAGGGTCTGGTTTAGTTGGTCTTGGTGGCGGTGAACTTTCTTTGATTTCGCAGTTGGGTTCAAAAATTGATTCAAAATTCTCTTACTGTTTAGTTCCTTCTCATGATGTCTCAAGTAAGTTCATTTTTGGCAGTAATGCTGAAATGACCGGAAAAGATGTTCTCTCCACTCCACTAATATCAGATCCGTTCCAAAAAACATTCTATTATCTAGCACTTGAAGCAATTAGTGTTAATGAAAACAAGGTTCCATTCATAAGTGATACATCCTCAACAAAGGACACTGAAGCCTTCCAAGAAGACAACTACATTATAATCGATTCTGGAACCACATTCACATTTCTTCCACAAGAAATGTATTCAGAAATTGAATCAGAAATTAAGAAAGCGATTCAAGTTGAACCCACTGTTGGTCCTAATGGGTTCAATTTATGTTACCCATTCGACGATTCTATGACATTTCCAGAGGTTACTGTTCATTTTACGGATGCGGATATCAAACTTGACGCGGGGAATTATTTTGTTCCTGTTGGCGGGGGTGTTATTTGTTTATCTTTCTTTCCTTCCAAGACACCACCTTACCTTTATGGAAACGTAGCTCAGATCAATTTCCTTGTTGAATATGCTCTGACGGAGAATAAGGTTTCTTTCAAGCCAACTGATTGCACCAAGCAGGGCTAA
- the LOC113352044 gene encoding probable sphingolipid transporter spinster homolog 2: MAEPSVSEESESISVMVVSENTESALGTTNSGKECAYPKKKTTWCSPKVLLLIFCLMNLLNYVDRGVIASTGVNGTPKVCNASGECIAGKGIQGAFNLTNFQDGALSTAFMVGLLVASPIFASFAKNYNKPFRLIGVGLLIWTIATACCGVTSNFWNIVVCRMLVGVGEASFMSLAAPFIDDNAPVARKTFCLGLFYMCIPVGIAFGYVYGGFVASHLNWRCAFFGEAILMLPFVFLCFFMEPLQLKGFESGEATLTTSVQIELHEVKITEVSEQGKDVVYVSSGGGLSNNKISRKTCLSKRTIKRISRFCKDMIWKDIKVLLFEKVYVVSVLGYVAYTFVIGAYSYWGPKAGADIYHMTNPDMFFGVITVFCGTCGTLAGAYLFDRINCSIKNGFKLLTATTALGGACCFGAFCFKSMYGFLAFFVLGQLFLFAAQAPVTFICLHSVKPSLRPISLAISTVAIHIFGDVPSSPLVGRIQDQIHNWRTTALILTSIFGVAAAIWLIGIFLDSVDRYNEEDNASTNTEPVAAENTVEKFDEHSEI, encoded by the coding sequence ATGGCAGAACCTTCTGTCTCAGAAGAATCTGAAAGTATTTCTGTAATGGTTGTTTCCGAAAATACAGAATCCGCATTAGGTACCACCAATTCAGGTAAAGAATGTGCATATCCGAAGAAAAAAACTACTTGGTGCTCACCAAAAGTGTtgcttttgattttttgtttgatgaaTTTGTTGAATTATGTTGATCGGGGAGTTATTGCAAGTACTGGTGTTAACGGAACGCCTAAGGTATGCAACGCAAGTGGTGAGTGTATTGCTGGTAAGGGAATTCAAGGAGCTTTCAACCTGACAAATTTCCAGGATGGTGCATTGTCTACTGCGTTCATGGTTGGACTTCTCGTAGCCTCACCAATATTTGCATCCTTTGCAAAGAATTACAACAAACCCTTTAGGTTAATTGGAGTTGGATTATTGATTTGGACCATTGCTACAGCTTGCTGTGGCGTTACATCTAATTTTTGGAATATTGTTGTTTGTCGGATGTTAGTTGGTGTTGGCGAGGCTTCGTTCATGAGTCTGGCGGCTCCTTTTATCGATGACAATGCTCCTGTCGCAAGGAAAACGTTCTGTCTTGGGCTCTTTTACATGTGTATACCAGTTGGAATTGCATTCGGGTATGTTTATGGTGGATTTGTCGCTAGTCATCTTAACTGGCGTTGTGCTTTCTTTGGAGAAGCAATTCTAATGCTCCCGTTCGTCTTTTTATGCTTTTTCATGGAGCCTTTGCAGTTAAAAGGTTTCGAATCTGGCGAAGCAACGTTAACAACATCTGTGCAAATTGAACTGCACGAGGTTAAAATTACAGAAGTTTCTGAGCAGGGGAAAGATGTTGTCTACGTCTCATCTGGAGGAGGGTTGTCCAATAACAAGATCTCAAGGAAAACATGTCTGTCAAAGCGCACAATCAAACGGATTTCAAGATTTTGCAAGGACATGATTTGGAAAGACATAAAAGTCCTGTTGTTTGAAAAGGTGTATGTCGTTAGCGTTCTGGGCTACGTAGCATATACCTTCGTAATAGGGGCTTATTCGTATTGGGGGCCGAAGGCTGGTGCCGATATTTATCATATGACTAATCCTGATATGTTTTTTGGGGTGATTACGGTTTTCTGTGGAACATGTGGAACGCTGGCTGGCGCTTATCTCTTTGATCGCATAAATTGCTCAATCAAGAACGGGTTTAAGCTTCTTACTGCAACAACAGCTCTTGGAGGCGCATGCTGTTTTGGTGCCttttgtttcaaaagcatgtATGGTTTCTTAGCATTTTTCGTATTGGGCCAGTTGTTTCTCTTTGCTGCACAAGCACCAGTGACCTTTATTTGTCTTCATAGCGTCAAGCCTAGTTTAAGACCAATCTCTCTGGCGATCTCTACAGTAGCTATCCATATCTTTGGTGACGTTCCTTCTTCACCACTTGTTGGACGTATCCAAGATCAAATCCACAATTGGAGGACGACTGCTCTTATTCTCACGTCTATCTTTGGTGTAGCAGCAGCTATATGGTTGATTGGAATCTTTCTAGACAGTGTTGACAGATATAATGAGGAAGACAATGCTAGTACAAACACGGAGCCAGTGGCTGCCGAAAACACAGTTGAAAAATTTGACGAGCATTCTGAGATCTGA
- the LOC113349240 gene encoding aspartic proteinase CDR1-like translates to MATTTHFYLVFTLFLSVSISVRGNGFSVNLIHRDSPQSPFYNPLDALSDRMQKAARRSINRANHLKKLSSSTYSANYADGTISTSSCVVGIDYVMNISVGTPPRNVLVIDDTGTCKRLVEERKDTCENNLCEYFASYEDGDNSTGNLALETLTFASTNGRSVQLPNIAFGCGHNMGGSLNEMVSGLVGLGGGEFSLISQLGSKIESKFSYCLVPLYSVSSKFIFGSNAEMTGKDVVSTPLISEPSRKTFYYLKLEGISVNKNMVPFRSSASSTTEDDYIIIDSGTTFTYLPQEMYSELESEIKKAINVEPIIGPTGLDLCYPFDGSMRFPDVTVHFTNADIKLERENYFVPVGNNVVCLTFAPSDFGAYIYGSLSQINFLIEYALEEKKVYFKPTDCTKQG, encoded by the exons ATGGCAACCACAACCCATTTCTATCTTGTCTTCACtctttttctttctgtttcaATTTCTGTTCGGGGTAATGGTTTTAGTGTTAATCTAATTCATCGTGATTCTCCTCAATCTCCGTTCTATAACCCCTTAGACGCCTTATCTGATCGAATGCAAAAGGCTGCTCGTCGTTCAATCAACCGTGCAAACCACTTAAAGAAATTGTCATCATCAACCTATTCTGCTAACTACGCGGATGGTACAATTAGTACAAGTTCGTGTGTTGTTGGTATTGATTACGTAATGAATATTTCAGTTGGAACTCCACCGCGTAATGTACTCGTCATTGACGATACCG GAACTTGCAAAAGACTTGTTGAGGAACGTAAGGACACTTGTGAAAATAATCTTTGTGAGTATTTTGCCAGTTATGAAGATGGTGATAATAGTACTGGAAACCTCGCACTTGAAACTCTAACATTTGCTTCAACAAATGGTCGATCAGTTCAACTTCCAAACATTGCCTTTGGTTGTGGTCATAATATGGGTGGATCCTTGAACGAAATGGTGTCTGGGTTAGTTGGTCTTGGCGGCGGTGAGTTTTCCTTGATTTCGCAGTTGGGCTCAAAAATTGAGTCAAAATTCTCGTACTGTTTAGTTCCTCTATATAGTGTTTCAAGTAAGTTCATATTTGGTAGTAATGCTGAAATGACAGGAAAAGATGTTGTTTCAACTCCATTAATATCAGAACCATCACGAAAAACATTTTATTATCTAAAACTTGAAggtattagtgttaataaaaaCATGGTTCCGTTCAGAAGCAGCGCATCCTCAACAACGGAAGACGATTACATTATAATCGATTCTGGAACTACTTTCACATATCTTCCACAAGAAATGTATTCAGAACTTGAATCTGAAATTAAGAAAGCGATCAATGTTGAACCCATTATTGGTCCTACAGGACTCGATTTATGTTACCCATTCGATGGATCCATGAGATTTCCGGATGTAACTGTTCATTTTACCAATGCGGACATTAAACTTGAgcgggagaattattttgttccTGTTGGCAACAATGTTGTTTGTTTAACTTTCGCTCCTTCGGATTTTGGTGCATATATTTATGGGAGCTTATCTCAGATCAATTTCCTTATTGAATACGCTCTTGAGGAGAAGAAGGTTTATTTCAAGCCAACTGATTGCACCAAGCAGGGCTAA